The Arachis hypogaea cultivar Tifrunner chromosome 16, arahy.Tifrunner.gnm2.J5K5, whole genome shotgun sequence genome contains a region encoding:
- the LOC112754926 gene encoding uncharacterized protein — protein MLYFASLTSSYAFLTFLFTNMLFPHTITTTYHRNRNCNRFPRFCTFPTVSLSTFLFLSIPHYYSSSSSPRSSNLEHDAAVASFNRMLHARPSPPVFHFNKLLAAFVKMKRYPTAISLCTEMRLKGITPCLVTLTILINCYCHVGEVALAFSVFGKVMKFGYGVDIVVLNSLIKGLCLGGEIVRALEFHDELVGMGFRLDGFSYGTLIDGLCKAGRTRAAVWMLRRIEGRAVRPNVVMYSTIIDGLCKDGLVNEARDLYLEMIVRGVSPNLFTYRPLVCKLCVVGQVNEAVWWLKEMVLKGVVPDVYVCTILIDALCKKGMLVEAHYMFDKMIELGHEPSIVSFTALIHGYCLNDRVDEARELFDMVFRWGIAPDVWLYNILISAYCKLERLDEALKLFDEMFCRKLFPNLVTYNCLIDCLCKSGRFSYAWKLVNTMCANDLSPDIVTYCIFLDALCKNQHLDKAVALFSKLTKNGLAPDVWSYSILINSYCKKQRIHEALALLREMHLKNLVPHTVTYSSFIDGMCKLGRISSALKFLDEMHDIGPPPDTITYSVVLDALCKTQNLDQAISLFNKMVKNGLEPDVCSYTILISGCCKSERIDEAMHLFEEMRLKNLVPDFVTYISLVDGLCKVGRISNAWQLVNVIHDKDLRLRLITYLDVLCKRWHLNMDSKRLIS, from the coding sequence ATGCTGTATTTCGCTTCTCTAACCAGCTCCTATGCTTTCCTTACATTCTTATTCACAAACATGCTCTTTCCTCACACCATAACAACCACCTACCACCGTAACCGTAACTGTAACCGCTTCCCCAGGTTCTGCACCTTCCCCACCGTGTCTCTCTCCACCTTCCTCTTCCTGTCTATCCCTCactattattcttcttcttcttctcctcgttCATCCAATCTTGAACACGACGCTGCGGTTGCTTCTTTCAACCGCATGCTCCACGCGCGCCCTTCACCGCCGGTGTTCCATTTTAACAAGCTCTTGGCCGCTTTTGTGAAGATGAAGCGTTACCCCACTGCCATTTCTCTATGCACTGAAATGAGGTTGAAAGGTATCACTCCCTGTCTTGTTACTCTCACCATTTTGATAAATTGTTACTGCCATGTTGGTGAGGTCGcacttgctttctctgttttcgGGAAGGTTATGAAATTTGGTTATGGCGTTGATATTGTGGTTTTGAATAGTTTGATTAAAGGGTTGTGTTTGGGTGGGGAGATTGTGAGAGCTTTGGAGTTTCATGATGAGCTTGTTGGGATGGGGTTTCGGTTGGATGGGTTCAGTTATGGGACTTTGATTGATGGGTTGTGCAAGGCTGGGCGTACCAGGGCGGCAGTTTGGATGCTGAGGAGGATAGAGGGGCGAGCAGTTAGGCCGAATGTTGTGATGTATAGCACCattattgatggattgtgtaaAGATGGGCTTGTGAATGAGGCGCGTGATTTGTATCTTGAAATGATTGTTAGGGGTGTTAGTCCTAATTTGTTCACTTACCGGCCTCTAGTTTGCAAATTGTGTGTTGTGGGGCAAGTGAATGAAGCAGTTTGGTGGCTTAAGGAAATGGTTCTGAAGGGCGTAGTCCCGGATGTTTATGTATGCACTATTTTGATTGATGCATTGTGTAAAAAAGGAATGTTAGTGGAAGCTCATtatatgtttgataaaatgattgAATTGGGTCATGAACCTAGCATTGTTAGTTTCACTGCTTTGATACATGGTTATTGTTTGAATGATAGAGTAGATGAGGCAAGAGAACTATTTGACATGGTTTTTCGATGGGGTATTGCTCCTGATGTTTGGCTTTATAATATCCTGATAAGTGCATATTGTAAGCTTGAAAGATTAGATGAGGCTTTGAAGCTCTTCGATGAAATGTTTTGCAGGAAATTGTTTCCCAATCTTGTGACTTATAATTGTCTTATTGATTGTCTTTGCAAATCTGGGAGATTCTCATATGCTTGGAAGCTTGTTAATACAATGTGTGCTAATGACCTAAGCCCTGATATTGTCACTTATTGTATCTTCTTAGATGCTTTATGCAAAAACCAACATCTTGACAAGGCAGTTGCCTTATTTAGCAAACTGACTAAAAATGGGTTGGCCCCTGATGTTTGGAGTTATTCCATATTGATTAATAGTTATTGCAAAAAGCAAAGGATACACGAAGCTTTGGCGCTCTTGAGAGAAATGCATCTAAAGAATTTGGTTCCTCATACTGTAACTTATAGTTCTTTTATTGATGGTATGTGTAAATTGGGGAGGATCTCGAGTGCATTAAAGTTTCTTGATGAGATGCATGATATAGGTCCACCCCCTGATACAATAACTTACAGTGTCGTGTTAGATGCTTTATGCAAAACCCAAAATCTTGACCAGGCAATTTCATTATTTAACAAAATGGTTAAAAATGGTTTGGAACCTGATGTTTGTAGTTATACCATCTTGATTTCTGGATGTTGCAAGAGTGAAAGGATAGATGAAGCCATGCATCTCTTTGAAGAAATGCGTCTAAAAAATTTAGTTCCCGATTTTGTAACTTATATTTCCCTAGTGGATGGCTTGTGTAAAGTTGGTAGAATCTCAAATGCATGGCAGCTTGTTAATGTGATTCATGACAAAGATCTACGCTTACGTCTTATCACTTACCTAGATGTACTTTGCAAAAGGTGGCATCTTAACATGGACAGCAAGCGCCTTATTTCATAA